Within the Pseudomonas chlororaphis subsp. aurantiaca genome, the region AAGTCACGCTCACGCTTTTCGCCCGTCGGGATGCGCACCTGCTTTTCGGTGGATAAATCGTAGTAGAGCGCAGCGATGAAGGTGGCCAGCTTGATGCTGTGCTTCTCGATGGCGAGGGACTTGGAGACGGTGATTTTCTTCTCCGCCTCCATCACCTGCTGAAGTCGTCGCAGCATCACGGTTTTACCACTGCCGATGACGCCGCACAGGGCGATCAAGCGCCCCTCGAATATTGCCCCCTTGACGTCCTTGATCAACTGCTGGTGGTGGCCGGTTTCAAAGTAACCGGCCTGGTTCAGTGGCAAGACCAGCCCGTAGTGCTGCATCACTTCAGCCCGCATGTTCTTCTCCTGTTTTTTTGTGGCGGAAGTAGCCCTTGATGCGTTCCAAAACAACCTGCCGATTCAAGGTCTCGCTCAGCACCTGGTGAATAAACGCTTGCTCCTCGTCCGAAAGCTTGGCCAACGGTTTTGCCAGTTCGTTGGCAATGTTCAGCTTGCCGGCGATAACGTTGGGAAAGTGGTACTCGTGGGCTTCGGCATTGAAGGGTTGACGTGGCAACGCCACAGGAGCGGTGGGTGGTATTAGTCGCACATCGTCGCCGGCTAGGGCTGCGATGGGCAGCCCCAACTGGTCGGCCAGTGAACGGATGCGGTCGGATCGTTCATCGACTTTGCCACGTTTGAACGCGCGGTACCGATGCAGCGGAATAGGTCCGGACACCGGATAGTACGGCCCGAATCGCTCCCCGTTGAACTCGGCATACAGTTCGTTATCGAACAGCCCCCACAGCAACATCACAAACTCTCCAGCCATGTCTGGCTCAACTTCAAAAGCGGTACCATCAACTGTGACCCGTGCGTCGACGCCCACCTTGCGGCGTTCGGGCTCGCGGGCAAAGCGGCAGAATTGCTCCCAGGTACACATCTCACGAATACCTTCATCGGTCAGGTTGGACTGCCAGTCCTCAATTCGTGAGTGCGGCTCGCTGCGATGAGGTTGCACGTTGTAGGTGCGCACCAGGTAACGCATCAGCCATTCGTTAGCCTGCGCTTCGGTTTCAGGCTTGTGAAAGTGATACAGCGTTTCGTGGGCTTCTTTTACTGTGCGAAACGGCCGTTCAACTTTGCCCTTTGAGTGAGCGGTTGTGCGTGCTCCATCCTTGCCGGCGGGGATGTGTGTTTGCCATTCAATCCCCAGCGCCTGCATGACGTTCTGGAAGACTCGGCGCTTGGCTACCGGGCCGTTGTCCAGGTAGATCATCTTCGGGCGACCTTGAAAGGGAAAGGTGGGATCAGCCTTTGGCGCCATGGCGCTGAACAGGAAACGCAGTGCTGACTCCGCGTCCTCACCGTACACACAGTGGTATTCCTGATATTGAAAATTGGAAACTGTTGCTGGATACCGATAATGCGGCGTCTGGAGTGGACGACCTCATTTCAACCAACCGTCCAACAAACCTACGTTTGATAGACATCTCTTGCTGAGCTACAACGTAGCTCATAAATCTGGAGGATCAACCTATGTCCGCAAATGCTGTAGTCCGTGCCCGTATCGACGAGCACATAAAGGAAGAGGCAACCGTCGTACTCGCAACGATGGGGCTAACCGTGTCCGACGCCTTCCGCATCATGTTGACCCGAGTCGCTCGCGAGAAAGCCTTGCCCTTCGAGCCATTGGTACCGAACGCCACCACCATTGAGGCGATGAAGGAAGCCCGCCGTGGCGGCTTGAAGTCGTTCGTTACCGTCGAGGACCTGATGGCGGACGATTGAACAGACCGGTCGGTTCAAACGCGACTACAAGCGCGAAGCCAAGGGCCTGCATCGTCAGACACTGGCGAGTGATTTTGTTTGCCGTCATCACAGCCCTGGCGAATGACCAAGCGCTGGCCGAGAAGCACCGCGACCATGCACTCACCGGCGACTGGAAAGATCACCGTGACTGCCACATCAAGCCCGACCTGGTACTGATTTACCGCAAGCCGGATGACGCCGTGTTGCAACTCGTGCGCCTCGGATCGCATAGCGAGCTTGGCTTGTAAACGCCGGACTCTGCCCTGGACAAGGACAGTGCATGACAATCAGTATCACCGACGAATGGGACGAACTCGCTCCCGAGAGTTTCGATACCACCGCACAGTTGCGTGCAGTCGATGCCGTAGACGTGCTGCGCGAGGACTTGAATGACCGCGAGGACGGCGGCCCGCCGCAACTGCGCACCGACCTGTTGAAGCTGCATCAACTGTCGATGGCCGTGTTCAACGAAGGATCGCGCAGCCAAGTAGTCGATATGTTCGAGTTCGCCGTCGATCTGGAAGACCAGATACACGGCCTGATGACCTCGCTGGAGCAGGTACAGGAAACACTTTCCAAGTTGACGGCGCTGTACCCGGAAAGCCTGTCCTATGAAGATGGGGCGTGAGCGAGTCCTGGTCATGGCCGGGCTGATAGAAGGTTGGGCCTACCTCAACTGGGATGACGGAAATTTCTGGGGTTCCGGCTACACCCCCAATATGGTCAGCCACATCATCAAGGGTCGGCAGCCGTATGGGTAGTTCCGCCGTCAGCATACAAAACGAGAGCGTTTCATCGTGATATCAGTATTTTTTGACAGTAAATTTTTGTATGACTACAGTTAAGTATGATTTTAAGGACGCATACGACTTAACCACCAGTTTAATGGAGTAGACCTATGAAGATCTCGCATCGAATAGCCGTTGCAGCTGCTCTCGTTCTGAGCAGCAATGGTGTTCTAGCATTGGACGCCAATGAAGAAATCACCCCTAGCAATATCGGCTACGAATATTGGGTCTACTCCGTTACGTGGCAACCGAGCTTGGGGTAGTGCCGAGATAAAGCTAAAATTCCACCGTGAAAGCCATAGCTAATTAATTTTATGTGATTTTATTATATTCATGACCGACTTTTCTCTTGTGGTCTATTCTCCTGTGCGTGTCGACCCAGGGAATTCACGCACTCTACTCGCGTGGATGTCTAATCATCTGAAGACGGAAAATATATGTCCACAATCATTACAAAACCTCTGTTCCCGATCCTGCTCGCCTGCGCTGCATTGTTGAGCGTACATCAGCAAGCTGCAGCACAGACACCCACTACAGAAGCGACGACTGGCCCAACCACTCCTCCTGCTGATGCAAAAGTGCAGGAATTCGGATGCAATTTGGGACATAATAATGAATCCGTGACCGCGAGGGTCAGCCAATGGTGGGACAGTACCGGCGCACTTCATACTCAAGTCACAGAGGTTCACTTTACGAGGTATCATTCCGCAGCGTCAGCATCTTTGAGCTTAACTCCCCCCGGTACGACTCAATCAGGGATCCCTATGGACGGACAATGGCATGCCTCAAACCTTTATGCACGTGGCAATCCTAAAATCGAAGGCGTAATGGAGAGGCCCGTAGTTATCGGATGTGTGTTGGTCCCATTGTAAAAATGTAACGGTCGCCGATCTGCCTGTCCTCAAGGAAGACAGAGGAAAACTTTCGGTTCGGCGACCGCGAGGTAATCCCCATTGATAGCTGGGTCTCAAGGTCTGCTCCTTCCCCTTTGACGGACGCTGGCTCCGTTTAAATTTCCGATACAGAAAAGCCCGCAAAGCGGGCTTTTTTGTGTGTTTTTTGGAATACATCAATCTTCGGGGCGCTCCGCGTGCTGATGGAGGATTCGATATATCATTATGAGTTCCATGGTGGAATTTTAGCTTTATCTCGGCACTACCCCGATAGGCCATAGCGTAATGTTTGACGATCTAAAAACAGCCTTCCCCACCAATACTTCGTTTCGCTGTTTCGTTCAAGGTGGCAAGCAGTACTTGCACGAAGTGTTCTATCGGATCAATCCCGATGGCACAGCATATGACGGGGATGCGACCCTTCAGATAGGAACCCCCTGCAAGTCGCAAGAAACCTTCATTCCTGGAGGAGCCTGATTGGCTGATATTTCCGGGACAGCCCTGTTTTCTGCGCTCATCCCTGGTTGCAGTTAATGTGAGCCTGTGCAATGGAATGCAAGCAGGTGCCGCTGTAAGCCGCTACAGCTATGGCCCTGCACCACCACGGCCGACCGCTGATGCGGTGTATATCTTGGCATTCCGACACCAGAAAGAGGCGGAAAACTGATGAGCATGAACGAATTCCGCCGACTGGCCGCGAGGATGGATCAGCAGATGCAGCAGCTCGCCAGTGAAGACGTCAGCGAGGCGAATGCCGTCATCAATCGCATGATGGGACACGTGCCCGACCTGCATCGAATTTGGGTCAGCACGTCCGACCAGTAGCTCATGGCGCTGTCCCGCGAGCTCCCAGGGTTCTACCGCTACGCCCATATCATGGAAGACGCGTCCGAAGCTGAACGCAACAAGCCATCACGGCCCTATGAAGCATAAGCAAATGGGGGCGCAACTGCTGACAACGGCGGCCACGCTTGAGCGCGGCTATCAGGCACTTCATGCGAGCGGGAACCTGCAAGTTCTCCAACCACACCTCAAGGAGCTGGGAAGGAAGCATCGGCAATGGCTATTCGACGTGGACGACTTCAAGACCTCCCTACGTGCGCAGGGAGCAGAACCCAAGGTGCTGGACTACGCGAACGAGGCATGAGGATGGACAACCGTATTACTGGCTAAAGAGCTACGTTGACGGTTCACAGACAGGCCGAACCAGATTTTGATGCTTGGCTACAGAAGGTCGCAGCAAATTCCCGAGCTTTGTAGGGATTTCGATATCTGACAGTTACCAACTAGAACGGAGCCTCACCATAAGCCATTCCGGCCTCTCGCGGCATTTTTGGGGCTGCCAGTCTGACAGACTGGTCATTTGCAGTTAATTCTGGCCGGTACTGATGGAATGCAGGTCAGCACGGATCAATGCAGGTTCATTCGCAGTAAATGCTGGTTGACCGGATTGGTCAGTCGCAATTAATGCTGGTCGAAAACCGCGCTGATTGCAGGTCGGGGCGTTTTCGTTTGCAGGTCGTTACAGCTAAGCGTGACTTTCGCCCTGGATTGCTGCGACCGAGAAGCCATCGGCTGGGTGGCCAGCCCGACAGGCTACAGTTGCGATGACATCCGCGACCTGATGCTGGAGGCGGTCGAAAAACGCTTCGGTGAGCAACCACCTGCCCCCCAGTGCAATGGCTGAGCGATAACGGCTCGGCCTACATCGCCGAACAGACACGACTACTTGCCCGACAGATCGGTTTGCAACCGGTGACCACACCAGTGCGCAGCCCGCAGAGCAACGGCATGGCCGAGAGCTTCGTCAAAACGATCAAACGCGACTACGTTGCGCACAGGCGCTGGATCGTACTCAGCTGATGTTGCCGCTGCGCCCTGGTCAGATCGAACGTCGCACGCACGACTACAAACGCCATGGAACAGCGAGCTTGTACGCAGCTTTCGACATCAGACCGACCAGGTGATTGGACGGATTACCCAGCGTCATCGTGCCAAAGAATTCCTGGCCTTTCTGCAACAGATCGATCGCAACACGCCAGCCGGACTGGATTTGCATGTGATTCTGGACAACAGCTCAACCCACAAAACTGCCGCGATCAAGCAGTAGCTGGAAAAGCATCCACGCTTCAAGTTGCACTTCACCCCGACCAGTGCGTCATAGCTGAACGCAGTGGAGGGCTGGCTCGCGCAACTGGAAAGACGAGCGCTGTACCGGGGCGCCTTCACCAGCGCTGCCGACCTGAAGGCAGCGATCCGTCAATTTATCGAGGCTCAAAATAAGCATTCAGCAAAGCCGTTCACGTGGAATAATACGGCTGAGCCCATCATTAGCTCGGTGTATAAGGTAAAGCCGAGCGTGATGAAAAATAAATTAATGGATTAACCGCTCAGGCCACTAGGTGCTAGCGGGATGCTTATCTCTGAACACAATTATAACGCTGGGGCACTGATGTAATAATCCTTTGAACCTTAAGAGTTTTTTGTTATCTGGAGGGGAAGCCAGGTCAAAAACAAAAGATTCTTCGTATCCTAGGTGGTTGAACAAACCAAACTTCACCTCGTAACCATATTTCCCCCCCTCAAACGATGCACTATAACAGCTTGAAATTGAAGCATTTGCTTCTGTGTATTGACGCGCATCAAATGAGAATTGTCCAATGATCTTCGGGAACTCCTCATCTGGGGTGAAGTGATAAAAGGGAATAATGATGCCGTCACATGATGCCGGTTGCGCGATCTTGACGTTGAAGCTACCTCCTGAAACGAGCTCACCCCATGTTGATCCATGATCTACGCTAAAGGAAAGAACTAGTTTCTCATTGGCTTCATGGACTATTGAGGCCGTAATATCATGCAGCTCTTCCGAGGCCATATCTTGATATTCCTTGTTTTCCAAACTGTCGGATCCATCTGTTTTCGTACGGGTTCTCATTTCTCACCTCGATGATATCTAACCTATAGCTTTCTGGATTTACTTGGCACTGTCAACTTGAGACTCGTGAAATATTGGCCTATGAAAGCGAGGGAAACACTTCGAAAACCACTTATAACTTGCTAAAAAAACCGCTGAAGTCGTCAACTTTTCACGAAAAACGACTCGTAGGTGGGATTTCTGTTAGGGTCTTTTTCTCAAGTTGACAGTGCCAAAGTCTTTGCGGGTCCGTGATCCCACCTACTTGAATTGAAACCGGTTTTGCTACTAGTGCTCCTGTTGCGCTGTGATTGAGATCGGTCATTGCTTCCCCCTTGATTAACTTCACATAAAATTACACGTTATTGAAATATGCTACAGAAAACTCCCTTTATTCAAAAAAACTTTTAGGGCAACAATAAAAAGCTTGAAACCTTTATAGTAGGCGATCACCTGCTTGTCAAAAGCGGACTGAATTCATCTGGAGGTGGGTGCCTTCGAGCATTACAACGAGCAGCATCCGCACAGCGCCTTGAAGTATCGCTCACCGAGGGAGTTTAGGTGCTTGGCAGCAGCATCAATTTAACAAGGAGTTGGTGTCCGGTTTTGTAGGGGAAAATCCAGGGCCCGCTGCGTATGCACTGGGCATAGCAGGAAAGGCCAAAAGCCATAATCCTGCTGTCCACGTCGCTGAAAAGTCGGATTCGCCCGTAGTACCTGAGAAGCCATCGAACAAAAGACTTCACCCGGCGGAGATAGTGGAGTAGAGGGACGTAGTCAAGGCCCCCCATGCCCCGGACTGATCGCCGCCCCTGTTATCATACCCAGATTCAAATCACACCTCCCCGGAAAGATGCTTGTTCAGAATATCGAACGCGTCCTTGGTCAAAGAAAGAACTTCCATACCCCGCTGCGCGAATGTCTCTACATCATTCGGATTAACATCCCCAATGATACTGTTCAACTCCGTTTTCACCGCAGCACGCGAGGCAATATCTTCGCTCATGAGATATTCCGGATGTGCTTGCATGAAACTGTCGACATCGACACCTTGCTTGTGCATGACCAGATCGCTCACATCCTTGAGTAATCTATCGAACGCATCTGTCGTCTCACGCTTGGTGCGTATGGAGGTAATAGCATCGCGGGATTGCTTGTACAGACCCAACCACTTATCCCAGAAGTCATGATTTCTCATGCTCTGTTTAGCCACGCTTTCCAACGCTTCGGCATTATTTGCGACTTGGGGGCGCGGTTTAAATGTCGTCGGTTTAGGGCGCCACCACTCAGGATTGGCTTCGATTCTCCTACTGTATTTAAGAGGGTAAGCCTTAACTTCTTTGTTCAGGATATCCGCCAGTACTTGCCCCGTAGACGGACGGCCCATAGCACCAAAACAAGAGTTCAACTCGATGCCTCGGATGCCTCTTAGATTAATTCCATCCCCACGGACCTTTGTCAGCCCACGGATGGCATGTGACAGCTCGGGCGCGTCCATATAATTGACGATCGATGGCGCGCCATGCGTTGTGATGCTCAATACATTATTGGCACCCAGAACGAAAGACGAATCTTTGCCCAGCAGCGACCGGACTCGCATGGCTTCTACGTTTACCGGCCCAGTCTTTAAGGAAAATCCGCCAAGCTTGCCGTCGACCAATTTCGCACCCAGCTCCTCGGCGGTCACAATTCCCTTCACCCCAGACAAGCGCGCATCGAGCGTATTCAGTTGCGCGCTAGCGAACTTACCGTCGCCCAGGCTGAGCATCAGGTGCTTGGCAGAAAACTCGCCACTGGAGATGGCGACGACATGTCCTTTGGGAACCGCCTGGAGCTCCGTTGCATTCGCCAGTGGCCGTGGGTCGACGAGCAATTCCGTCAGGGCTTTCGTCGGGCTGTTCCTTGACGGATCGCATAGCACAGTCGCCA harbors:
- a CDS encoding type II toxin-antitoxin system YafQ family toxin, which encodes MFAVITALANDQALAEKHRDHALTGDWKDHRDCHIKPDLVLIYRKPDDAVLQLVRLGSHSELGL
- a CDS encoding transposase encodes the protein MTISITDEWDELAPESFDTTAQLRAVDAVDVLREDLNDREDGGPPQLRTDLLKLHQLSMAVFNEGSRSQVVDMFEFAVDLEDQIHGLMTSLEQVQETLSKLTALYPESLSYEDGA
- a CDS encoding type II toxin-antitoxin system RelB/DinJ family antitoxin; translation: MSANAVVRARIDEHIKEEATVVLATMGLTVSDAFRIMLTRVAREKALPFEPLVPNATTIEAMKEARRGGLKSFVTVEDLMADD